From Chelatococcus sp. YT9, a single genomic window includes:
- a CDS encoding DUF2865 domain-containing protein — protein sequence MISRRAAYAIAATFVCTLFTGHAYAQEVVSPAACQRYRAELASLPRGGGQGQQYAAAAQRQRSELERTRGYYQQLGCDRGGGLFGWQRPAECGGLQARMSQMQANYDLLRSRAGGGDAQTEARRRELSAAAAEACAPRTAAAPRQRGFFEMLFGGGQPEQEPSQADLDGQAPPSHGEGGGEKRLGGSRAVCVRLADGYFFPLGGPASGRSSAQELCQAQCPASPTELFFMAQGGNVAQAVSATGRPYSDLPSALQYERTLNPEVSCRPMGESWAQALQPAEFMLERRKSDIIVTAEKAEELSRPKTTAAQRANERQAAAAAKAAATAKADDDEDAADNAAANDPSVVPTASAASSGIGPQSIAEVTTVDQDDGTLREEVGPDGQRRKVRIVAPYLVASPQNSVLINPR from the coding sequence ATGATCAGCCGCCGCGCGGCATATGCCATCGCAGCCACATTTGTCTGCACCCTGTTCACGGGTCATGCTTATGCGCAGGAAGTGGTGTCGCCCGCCGCGTGCCAGCGTTACCGCGCGGAACTCGCCTCCCTCCCCCGCGGCGGAGGGCAGGGCCAGCAATATGCGGCGGCCGCACAGCGCCAGCGCTCGGAACTCGAACGGACTCGTGGGTATTATCAGCAGCTCGGCTGCGACCGCGGTGGCGGACTGTTCGGTTGGCAGCGACCGGCAGAGTGCGGCGGCTTGCAAGCACGTATGTCGCAGATGCAGGCCAATTACGACCTCCTTCGCTCGCGCGCCGGCGGCGGCGACGCGCAGACGGAGGCGCGGCGGCGCGAACTGAGCGCGGCGGCGGCGGAAGCCTGTGCCCCTCGCACAGCGGCGGCTCCGCGCCAGCGTGGCTTCTTCGAGATGCTCTTTGGCGGCGGCCAGCCCGAACAAGAACCCTCACAGGCTGATCTCGACGGTCAGGCGCCTCCCAGCCATGGTGAAGGGGGCGGCGAAAAACGCCTGGGCGGCTCGCGTGCCGTTTGCGTGCGGCTGGCCGATGGCTATTTCTTCCCCTTGGGCGGCCCCGCCTCCGGCCGAAGCAGCGCCCAGGAGCTCTGCCAGGCGCAATGCCCCGCTTCACCGACAGAACTCTTCTTCATGGCCCAGGGCGGCAATGTCGCCCAGGCTGTCAGCGCCACCGGACGGCCCTATTCCGATCTCCCCAGCGCTCTGCAATACGAGCGGACCCTCAATCCCGAGGTTTCCTGCCGCCCCATGGGAGAGAGCTGGGCGCAAGCGCTCCAGCCTGCGGAATTCATGCTGGAGCGGCGCAAGAGCGATATCATCGTGACCGCTGAAAAGGCCGAGGAACTATCACGCCCCAAGACCACCGCTGCTCAGCGTGCCAACGAACGCCAAGCGGCTGCCGCGGCCAAGGCCGCCGCAACGGCGAAGGCGGACGATGACGAGGATGCCGCCGACAATGCCGCCGCGAACGATCCTTCTGTTGTTCCGACCGCGAGCGCAGCATCGTCCGGCATCGGTCCACAATCCATCGCGGAGGTGACCACCGTCGATCAGGATGACGGCACGCTGCGCGAGGAAGTGGGGCCGGACGGTCAGCGGCGCAAGGTGCGCATCGTCGCGCCCTACCTCGTCGCCAGCCCGCAAAACTCCGTCCTGATCAACCCGCGATAG
- a CDS encoding MarR family winged helix-turn-helix transcriptional regulator, translated as MTLTLSRFIPYRLNVLAQVVAEGLGRIYEKRFGFGLPEWRTIALLGELGEMTARDIGAHTRMHKTKVSRATAALEDRGLLERRANERDRREAFLSLTDQGRALYTEIIPLAISYAEQLTKDIPPEELAAFDRVIEVLMQRSGIPVDAPPEMDM; from the coding sequence TTGACGCTGACGCTAAGCCGGTTCATTCCCTACCGTCTCAACGTGCTGGCGCAGGTCGTCGCGGAAGGTCTCGGCCGCATCTACGAAAAGCGATTCGGTTTTGGCTTGCCGGAATGGCGTACGATCGCGCTGCTTGGGGAACTCGGCGAAATGACAGCGCGCGACATCGGCGCGCATACCCGCATGCACAAGACGAAGGTGTCGCGCGCCACAGCGGCCCTGGAAGATCGCGGACTGCTGGAACGCAGGGCGAACGAGCGGGATCGCCGGGAAGCATTCCTGTCTCTGACGGATCAGGGACGCGCGCTTTATACGGAGATCATTCCGCTCGCAATAAGCTATGCGGAACAATTGACTAAAGACATTCCCCCTGAAGAGCTGGCAGCCTTCGATCGGGTCATCGAAGTTCTGATGCAGCGTTCCGGCATCCCGGTGGATGCGCCTCCCGAGATGGATATGTAG
- a CDS encoding CreA family protein translates to MAQNGPDLIFRKSTVWKMLTPDDTLAVYGIDDPVVEGVACHYTLPERGGIKGMFGVAEEVSDVSLSCRQVGPITIKQKFEQGEVVFSERRSLVFKRMQIVRGCDTKRNVLVYLVYSDKLIDGSPQNSTSSVPIMPWGANVNVQACAEWLKK, encoded by the coding sequence ATGGCGCAGAACGGACCGGATCTGATTTTCCGCAAGTCGACCGTCTGGAAGATGCTGACACCGGACGATACGCTCGCGGTCTATGGCATTGATGATCCGGTGGTGGAGGGGGTGGCGTGCCACTATACGCTGCCGGAGCGCGGCGGAATCAAAGGCATGTTCGGTGTCGCGGAGGAAGTTTCCGACGTCTCACTCTCTTGCCGGCAAGTCGGCCCGATCACCATCAAGCAGAAGTTCGAGCAGGGCGAGGTTGTCTTCAGCGAAAGACGCTCGCTCGTCTTCAAGCGAATGCAGATCGTTCGTGGTTGCGATACCAAGCGTAATGTACTGGTCTATCTCGTTTATTCGGACAAGCTGATCGACGGTTCGCCGCAGAACTCCACATCGAGCGTCCCAATCATGCCTTGGGGCGCCAATGTCAATGTGCAGGCCTGCGCGGAATGGCTGAAGAAATAA
- the cysS gene encoding cysteine--tRNA ligase has product MVAALGSGEAFDKGLTLYNTLTRAKGAFAPIDPTNVRLYVCGPTVYDYAHIGNARPVIVFDLLFRLLRHHYGADRVTYVRNITDVDDKINARAARDYPDLPLNDAIAKVTALTEEQFHRDIAALGVLPPTEEPRATAHIPEMRGLIERLIAREVAYVAEDHVLFAVAAMEHLPKAPRYGALARRSLDEMLAGARVDVAPYKRDPMDFVLWKPSKPGEPGWESPGGIAVPGRPGWHIECSAMSMAKLLTPFGGGLTCDDPAKNTFDIHGGGIDLVFPHHENEIAQSCCAFDSGRMANVWMHNGFLMVEGEKMSKSLGNFITINQLLETDSFGGRQWPGAVLRFAMLKTHYRQPIDWTVKALEESEAVLTEWWQAGRGSRPADRVPAEVVTALSDDLNMAEVIASLHRMKRAGQFEDMRAAMRFLGFERVIEAMIALRGQATVAINNSPEVQELLAERAAARAARNWAESDRIRDALAAKGILVKDNKDGTYTLEAKR; this is encoded by the coding sequence ATGGTGGCGGCCTTGGGCAGCGGCGAAGCCTTCGACAAGGGCTTGACGCTCTACAACACGCTGACGCGCGCGAAGGGAGCATTCGCGCCCATCGACCCAACGAATGTGCGGCTCTATGTCTGCGGCCCGACGGTCTACGACTACGCTCACATTGGCAACGCCCGGCCGGTTATCGTCTTCGACCTCCTCTTCCGGCTGCTGCGCCACCATTATGGCGCCGATCGCGTGACCTATGTCCGCAACATCACGGACGTCGATGACAAGATCAACGCCCGTGCCGCGCGCGATTATCCCGACCTGCCGCTGAACGACGCGATCGCCAAGGTCACGGCGCTGACGGAAGAGCAATTCCATCGCGACATTGCCGCGCTTGGCGTGCTTCCCCCAACTGAGGAGCCGCGCGCCACGGCGCATATCCCTGAGATGCGGGGCCTGATCGAGCGGTTGATCGCTCGGGAGGTCGCCTATGTCGCCGAGGATCATGTGCTTTTTGCCGTCGCCGCGATGGAGCACCTGCCGAAGGCTCCGCGTTACGGCGCGCTCGCCCGTCGTTCGCTCGACGAAATGCTGGCGGGCGCCCGCGTCGATGTGGCGCCCTATAAGCGCGACCCGATGGACTTCGTGCTGTGGAAGCCCTCGAAGCCAGGCGAGCCGGGGTGGGAGAGCCCGGGCGGCATCGCCGTTCCCGGCCGTCCTGGCTGGCATATCGAATGCTCGGCCATGTCGATGGCAAAGCTCCTGACGCCCTTCGGCGGCGGGCTCACCTGCGATGATCCGGCGAAGAACACCTTCGACATCCATGGCGGTGGCATCGATCTCGTCTTTCCGCACCACGAGAACGAGATCGCCCAGTCCTGCTGCGCCTTTGACAGCGGCCGCATGGCCAATGTCTGGATGCATAATGGCTTCCTGATGGTGGAAGGCGAGAAGATGTCGAAGTCGCTCGGCAATTTCATCACCATCAATCAACTCCTGGAAACCGACAGCTTCGGCGGCCGCCAATGGCCGGGGGCGGTGCTGCGTTTCGCGATGCTCAAGACCCATTATCGCCAGCCCATCGATTGGACGGTGAAGGCGCTGGAGGAGAGCGAGGCCGTGCTGACCGAGTGGTGGCAGGCGGGCAGAGGAAGCAGGCCGGCGGACCGCGTGCCGGCCGAAGTCGTCACGGCGCTCAGTGACGACCTCAACATGGCAGAGGTCATCGCAAGCCTTCATCGCATGAAGCGTGCTGGGCAGTTCGAGGACATGAGGGCAGCGATGCGCTTCCTCGGCTTCGAGCGCGTCATCGAGGCCATGATCGCGCTGCGGGGCCAGGCGACTGTTGCGATCAACAACAGCCCCGAGGTGCAAGAGCTTCTGGCGGAACGCGCTGCCGCGCGCGCCGCCAGGAACTGGGCCGAATCCGACCGTATTCGTGATGCGTTGGCGGCAAAGGGCATCCTGGTGAAGGACAATAAGGACGGTACCTACACGCTGGAGGCAAAACGCTGA
- a CDS encoding GNAT family N-acetyltransferase, with amino-acid sequence MGTTRPTPALRPFLPSDLAVVTAIFQDSIEELTEDDYSEAQRAAWAERADEQDFAARLTASLTLVATIDGSVVGFASLKDNKHIDMLYVHPGFARQGIATLLCDALEKLAGGRGASALTVDASDTARPFFDGRGYVGESRNTVPVGEEWLGNTTMKKTLVASDGSLS; translated from the coding sequence ATGGGCACGACCAGACCCACTCCCGCATTGCGGCCCTTCCTGCCGTCGGACCTCGCCGTCGTCACGGCGATCTTCCAGGACAGCATCGAGGAGCTGACGGAGGACGATTATAGCGAGGCGCAGCGCGCCGCCTGGGCGGAAAGGGCGGACGAGCAGGATTTCGCGGCGCGTCTGACCGCTTCGCTCACGCTCGTCGCGACCATTGATGGGTCGGTCGTCGGTTTCGCCTCGCTCAAGGACAACAAGCACATCGACATGCTCTATGTGCATCCGGGTTTCGCGCGGCAAGGCATTGCGACGCTGCTCTGCGATGCCTTGGAGAAGCTCGCCGGCGGGCGCGGCGCGTCCGCCCTCACGGTGGATGCGAGCGATACCGCCCGGCCATTCTTCGATGGCAGGGGCTATGTGGGTGAGAGCCGGAACACGGTGCCCGTGGGCGAGGAATGGCTCGGCAACACCACGATGAAAAAGACGCTCGTCGCGTCCGACGGATCACTATCATGA
- the cimA gene encoding citramalate synthase, which translates to MSTSADGRERLYLYDTTLRDGAQTTDVNFSLADKQLIAGMLDELGIDYVEGGYPGANPLDTTFFAEKATKKAHFAAFGMTKRAGRSAANDPGVASLLDSAADVICFVAKSWDEQVKVALEISLDDNLAGIRESLEAARESGREAMLDCEHFFDGYKANPTYALSCVKAAYEAGARWVVLCDTNGGTLPDEVEAIVREVARHVPGDHLGIHAHDDTGCAVANSLAAVRAGARQIQGTLNGLGERCGNANLVSLIPTLALKSPYAETLAIGVDAEGLRGLTPVSRALDEILNRAPNRHAPYVGASAFATKAGIHASALLKDPHSYEHVEPEAVGNQRQLLVSDQAGRSNLIAGLARVGITVDKDDRRLTRLLAVVKEKEAQGYSYEAADASFFLLAKGVLGGVPTFFNVDRFSVNVERRYNAVGELTTVAEAIVKVEVDGEVLISAAEGNGPVNALDVALRKDLGKYQRFIEGIHLLDFKVRVFQGGTDAVTRVLVEFGDETGARWCTVGVSPNIIDASFQALNDSIVYKLVTSGA; encoded by the coding sequence ATGAGCACTTCAGCCGACGGCCGCGAGCGCCTCTATCTCTACGACACGACGCTACGTGACGGAGCCCAGACCACCGACGTCAACTTCTCGCTCGCCGACAAGCAGCTGATCGCCGGCATGCTGGACGAGCTCGGCATCGACTATGTCGAGGGCGGCTATCCCGGTGCCAACCCGCTCGATACGACCTTTTTCGCCGAAAAGGCGACCAAGAAGGCGCATTTTGCCGCCTTCGGCATGACGAAGCGGGCAGGGCGCTCGGCGGCCAACGACCCCGGTGTGGCTAGCTTGCTCGATTCGGCGGCCGACGTCATCTGTTTCGTCGCCAAGTCCTGGGACGAGCAGGTGAAGGTCGCGCTTGAGATCAGCCTTGACGATAATCTCGCCGGTATCCGCGAGAGCCTCGAGGCGGCCCGCGAGAGCGGCCGGGAGGCGATGCTCGACTGCGAGCACTTCTTTGACGGCTACAAGGCCAACCCGACCTATGCCTTGTCCTGCGTCAAGGCGGCCTACGAGGCCGGCGCCCGCTGGGTCGTGCTCTGTGACACCAATGGTGGCACGCTCCCGGATGAGGTCGAGGCCATTGTCCGCGAGGTTGCGCGACATGTGCCCGGCGACCACCTCGGCATTCACGCGCACGACGACACTGGTTGTGCGGTCGCCAATTCGCTGGCGGCAGTGCGCGCGGGCGCCCGGCAGATCCAAGGCACGCTCAACGGCCTCGGCGAGCGCTGCGGCAACGCCAATCTCGTCAGCCTCATCCCGACACTGGCGCTGAAATCGCCCTATGCGGAAACCCTCGCGATCGGTGTTGATGCGGAGGGCCTGCGTGGGTTGACCCCGGTGTCGCGGGCACTGGACGAGATCTTGAACCGGGCGCCGAACCGCCACGCGCCCTATGTCGGCGCCAGTGCCTTCGCCACCAAGGCGGGCATCCATGCCTCAGCCCTGCTGAAAGATCCCCACAGCTACGAGCATGTGGAGCCCGAGGCTGTCGGCAACCAGCGGCAACTCCTGGTCTCGGACCAGGCTGGCCGCTCGAATCTTATCGCCGGTCTCGCCCGCGTCGGCATCACCGTCGACAAGGATGACCGCCGGCTGACGCGCCTGCTCGCGGTGGTGAAGGAAAAGGAGGCGCAGGGCTATTCCTATGAAGCCGCCGACGCCTCGTTCTTTCTGCTGGCGAAGGGCGTGCTGGGTGGGGTGCCGACCTTCTTCAATGTTGATCGCTTCAGTGTGAATGTGGAGCGGCGCTATAACGCGGTCGGCGAGCTGACGACGGTGGCGGAGGCCATCGTCAAGGTCGAGGTCGACGGCGAGGTGCTGATTTCGGCGGCCGAAGGCAATGGGCCAGTGAATGCGCTCGACGTCGCCTTGCGCAAGGATCTCGGCAAGTACCAGCGCTTCATCGAGGGCATTCACCTCCTGGACTTCAAGGTGCGTGTCTTTCAAGGCGGCACGGACGCCGTCACCCGCGTGCTCGTGGAATTCGGTGACGAGACCGGCGCGCGCTGGTGCACCGTCGGTGTATCACCCAATATCATCGACGCGTCGTTCCAGGCGCTCAACGATTCCATCGTCTACAAGCTGGTGACAAGCGGGGCTTGA
- a CDS encoding TIGR00730 family Rossman fold protein, which translates to MTAIRSICVYCGSASGIDPAFASDATALGQAMAHAGIRLIYGGGNIGLMGTVARAVLEAGGEVTGVIPTFLKDREILLEDAQETIVVPDMHSRKQIMYERADAFIALPGGIGTLEELVEQLTWSQLGRHTKPILLLNTQNFWQPLLDLFAHMSQSGFIRPGLEVRYLVADSARDAIVQLETAVSTTSPREDAAIVTQF; encoded by the coding sequence ATGACTGCAATTCGCTCTATCTGTGTCTATTGTGGCTCAGCCTCAGGAATTGATCCCGCATTCGCCTCGGACGCCACTGCGTTGGGGCAGGCGATGGCGCATGCGGGAATCCGGCTCATCTATGGAGGCGGCAATATCGGACTGATGGGTACAGTCGCCCGCGCGGTGCTTGAGGCCGGGGGCGAAGTGACGGGCGTCATCCCAACCTTTCTGAAGGATCGCGAGATCCTGCTGGAGGACGCCCAGGAAACGATCGTCGTGCCCGACATGCATTCGCGCAAGCAGATCATGTATGAACGCGCCGACGCCTTCATCGCCCTGCCAGGCGGCATCGGCACGCTCGAAGAGCTAGTCGAGCAGTTGACCTGGTCCCAACTGGGACGCCATACCAAGCCGATCCTTCTGCTGAATACGCAGAATTTCTGGCAACCTCTGCTCGATCTGTTCGCCCATATGAGCCAATCCGGCTTCATCCGCCCGGGGCTCGAGGTCCGCTATCTCGTGGCCGATAGTGCACGCGATGCCATCGTGCAGCTGGAGACAGCGGTGTCGACTACGAGCCCGCGCGAAGACGCCGCGATCGTCACCCAATTCTGA
- a CDS encoding LysM peptidoglycan-binding domain-containing protein: protein MARSRGIQVAVAIGAAVILAVLIYVWGVPRRAAEPTAPAPVASAPAAPSTTATPAPQGSAGPPGQAVSPAGAGAPQQASAPQAPGSRGLGSPAPGSRAPGPEIPASQSPGQGQASTRPQPSATALSFDVVRVEPDGSSVIAGRAPPGSKVELLRNGQPIGTVVADASGAFAMVPPPLEPGTHELSLRCSLDGKTLESGDTVSVVIADDRKTAPMVALLSPNKPAQVLSRPSGQAAAAMTSAGTRTNAAAPLPSPAATGARPQPAAPTAAAAPAAGASRSGVVVDTVEAEDGRMFVSGRAAPSATVRLYLNDSYVGSAVTGPAGQLSFTIERGLAPGEYRVRLDDVEPTSGAVNSRAEVAFTMPAPAVVGAVSAPAPGLGGPVATAPSVAGTAQPSAAGGSVIAKAPAENAASSAVVIPEVNTTTVVRGDNLWRISRRVYGRGARYTVIYDANHNQIRNHHLIYPGQVFVLPRG, encoded by the coding sequence ATGGCGCGCTCTCGCGGGATTCAGGTTGCTGTAGCCATCGGCGCCGCAGTAATTCTGGCGGTGCTCATCTATGTCTGGGGCGTACCCCGCCGCGCGGCGGAACCGACCGCACCCGCGCCGGTCGCTTCAGCACCCGCCGCCCCGTCCACGACGGCGACGCCTGCTCCTCAAGGAAGCGCCGGTCCGCCGGGGCAAGCCGTCTCGCCCGCGGGCGCCGGTGCTCCCCAGCAGGCATCCGCACCCCAGGCACCTGGCTCTCGGGGGCTTGGCTCTCCGGCACCCGGCTCTCGGGCACCCGGCCCTGAGATACCTGCGTCCCAATCGCCCGGCCAGGGCCAAGCCTCGACGCGGCCACAGCCTTCTGCCACCGCCCTGTCCTTCGATGTGGTGCGTGTTGAGCCCGATGGCTCGTCGGTAATCGCGGGGCGTGCCCCTCCCGGCTCCAAGGTCGAGCTTCTGCGCAACGGTCAGCCGATAGGCACCGTCGTCGCCGACGCAAGCGGGGCTTTCGCGATGGTGCCGCCCCCGCTGGAGCCGGGCACGCACGAGCTTTCGCTCCGCTGCAGCCTCGACGGCAAAACGCTGGAATCTGGCGATACCGTCTCGGTTGTCATCGCCGATGATCGCAAGACGGCACCTATGGTCGCGCTGCTATCGCCGAACAAGCCGGCCCAGGTCCTATCGCGCCCAAGCGGACAAGCAGCAGCGGCCATGACGTCTGCAGGAACCCGGACCAACGCTGCTGCGCCTCTGCCGTCCCCGGCAGCTACGGGAGCACGGCCTCAACCGGCGGCGCCGACCGCTGCTGCCGCACCCGCCGCCGGCGCATCACGGAGCGGGGTTGTCGTGGACACAGTCGAGGCGGAGGACGGTCGGATGTTTGTCTCCGGCCGCGCCGCGCCGTCGGCCACTGTCCGCCTTTATCTCAACGATAGCTACGTCGGCTCTGCCGTCACCGGGCCGGCCGGTCAGCTCTCCTTCACCATCGAGCGCGGGCTCGCGCCGGGCGAGTACCGCGTCCGACTGGACGATGTCGAGCCAACGAGCGGAGCCGTCAACTCCCGCGCGGAAGTCGCGTTCACGATGCCGGCACCGGCGGTCGTGGGAGCGGTCTCGGCACCCGCACCGGGACTCGGGGGGCCGGTGGCAACGGCGCCGTCGGTCGCGGGCACAGCTCAGCCCTCGGCAGCAGGCGGGTCTGTTATCGCTAAGGCTCCGGCAGAGAATGCGGCGTCATCGGCCGTCGTCATTCCCGAGGTAAATACGACGACAGTTGTGCGTGGTGACAACCTTTGGCGCATCAGTCGACGCGTTTACGGGCGCGGGGCCCGCTATACGGTGATCTACGACGCCAATCACAACCAGATCCGCAATCATCACCTCATCTATCCCGGCCAGGTTTTCGTGCTGCCACGCGGTTGA